Proteins encoded in a region of the Massilia sp. UMI-21 genome:
- a CDS encoding type II secretion system F family protein: MNSSQLLFLLVVLCVVFGLVWLGLALFAPLALRERLRRFLGSAEPSQLDAGGGWVERIASVAKPLSKLSVPEEGWEKSSLRTRFMNAGWRNASAPTLYFASKTGLALALPALVAPLAMIYPAAFSGARLMALLLVTASLGYYLPNIVLERIVSRRRREIFESIPDALDLLTVCVEAGLSLERAMVKVAAEIHIKSVVLAQELQIVLMEMRAGFSKEKALRNFALRSGVEDVDTLVAMLIQSERFGTSVGDSLRVHSDNLRYKRRMMAEECAAKIGLKLLFPLIFCIFPTLMMVLLGPAAIQLMRTASSLSGLR; encoded by the coding sequence ATGAACTCTTCCCAGCTGCTGTTCCTGCTTGTGGTCCTGTGCGTCGTCTTCGGCCTCGTGTGGCTTGGCCTGGCACTGTTCGCGCCGCTGGCACTGCGTGAGCGACTGCGCCGCTTCCTCGGCAGCGCCGAACCGAGCCAGCTCGATGCCGGCGGCGGCTGGGTCGAACGGATCGCCAGCGTGGCCAAGCCGCTGAGCAAGCTCTCGGTTCCTGAAGAAGGCTGGGAAAAATCCAGTTTGCGCACGCGCTTCATGAACGCCGGCTGGAGAAACGCGTCCGCCCCGACACTGTATTTCGCATCGAAGACCGGGCTGGCGCTGGCGCTGCCCGCGCTGGTGGCGCCGCTTGCCATGATCTATCCGGCGGCGTTCAGCGGTGCGCGGCTGATGGCGCTACTGCTGGTCACGGCATCGCTTGGCTACTATCTCCCCAACATCGTCCTCGAACGCATCGTCAGCCGGCGCCGACGCGAGATTTTCGAAAGTATTCCCGATGCGCTCGACCTGTTGACGGTGTGTGTCGAAGCCGGCCTGAGCCTCGAGCGCGCGATGGTGAAGGTCGCCGCCGAGATCCATATCAAGAGCGTCGTGCTGGCGCAGGAGCTGCAGATCGTCCTGATGGAAATGCGGGCCGGCTTCAGTAAAGAAAAAGCCTTGCGCAACTTCGCGCTGCGTTCCGGCGTCGAGGACGTGGACACCCTGGTCGCGATGCTGATTCAGTCCGAGCGGTTCGGCACCAGCGTGGGCGATTCGCTGCGTGTGCACTCCGATAACCTGCGCTACAAGCGGCGCATGATGGCCGAGGAGTGCGCCGCCAAGATTGGTCTGAAGCTGCTGTTTCCCCTGATCTTCTGTATTTTCCCGACGCTGATGATGGTGTTGCTCGGTCCCGCTGCCATCCAGCTGATGCGGACCGCGAGCAGCCTGTCCGGCTTGCGATGA
- a CDS encoding tetratricopeptide repeat protein: MRTSPFLTRLALLCAGASLLACAPIGGRATFDTARPVADEAYLAGRNHHLARRYDEAQAAYEVALQAAPGHVNARNGLATLYAERRDFTAAIALWRALTESLTLAAGPGKAYLFSNLGHAYFLSGDYDNSLVALEKACLLDPLNHRSWQLLGETLRKLGQEERAQQMLSQAAALRAHDLRADYVAAGGQTSVAAIDRALKTPEQQEPGWGQVRLHAGADGMLELRRDPVPASPSAPVPAVPAGSPPFLALVEIRNGNGVPGMARMLSRQVGTGGLKVTRLSNQPGFGVRRTRIEFEAAHRAAAERLAARFGEAQLQEVASCAPANLRVVIGRDIARRGFALRPAQPAGDAAAPVLAMNKPD; encoded by the coding sequence ATGCGAACCTCACCCTTTCTTACCCGTCTGGCACTGCTGTGCGCAGGTGCGAGCCTGCTCGCCTGTGCCCCGATCGGCGGACGCGCCACCTTCGATACCGCCAGGCCGGTGGCGGACGAGGCCTACCTCGCCGGCCGCAACCATCATCTGGCGCGCCGCTACGACGAAGCACAGGCCGCCTATGAAGTAGCACTGCAGGCGGCACCCGGTCACGTGAATGCACGCAACGGCCTGGCCACCCTGTACGCCGAACGGCGCGATTTCACCGCCGCGATCGCCTTGTGGCGTGCGCTGACCGAATCGCTGACGCTGGCCGCGGGCCCCGGCAAGGCCTATTTGTTCAGCAACCTGGGACATGCCTACTTCCTCAGCGGCGACTATGACAATTCCCTGGTTGCGCTCGAGAAGGCTTGCCTGCTCGATCCATTGAACCACCGTTCCTGGCAGCTGCTCGGCGAAACCCTGCGCAAGCTCGGACAGGAAGAGCGCGCGCAGCAGATGCTGAGCCAGGCAGCGGCCCTGCGCGCCCATGACCTGCGCGCCGACTACGTCGCGGCCGGGGGCCAGACCTCGGTGGCGGCCATCGACCGCGCACTCAAGACACCTGAACAGCAGGAGCCGGGCTGGGGCCAGGTGCGACTGCATGCTGGCGCCGACGGCATGCTGGAGCTGCGGCGCGACCCGGTGCCGGCAAGCCCGAGCGCACCGGTCCCGGCGGTGCCTGCCGGCAGCCCGCCATTCCTCGCGCTCGTTGAAATTCGCAACGGCAATGGCGTGCCGGGGATGGCGCGCATGTTGTCGCGCCAGGTCGGCACTGGCGGGCTGAAGGTGACCCGGCTGTCGAACCAGCCGGGCTTCGGCGTGCGCCGCACGCGCATCGAATTCGAAGCCGCTCACCGCGCCGCCGCCGAGCGCCTGGCCGCCCGCTTCGGTGAGGCGCAGTTGCAGGAAGTGGCAAGCTGTGCGCCGGCCAACCTGCGTGTCGTGATCGGGCGTGACATCGCACGGCGCGGATTCGCGCTGCGGCCTGCGCAGCCGGCCGGAGATGCTGCGGCACCGGTATTGGCAATGAACAAACCTGATTAA
- a CDS encoding BON domain-containing protein, with product MNLSYRLHLILLGLVLAILTACAPSGTHRGTGQYIDDAAITTRVKTAFATDPQVKATEVQVETFKGTVQLSGFVDSAESAARAAQIARDVPGVQEVRNSMVVREERR from the coding sequence ATGAACCTTTCCTACCGCCTCCATCTCATCCTTCTCGGCCTGGTGCTGGCAATTCTCACCGCTTGCGCGCCTTCCGGCACGCATCGCGGCACCGGCCAGTACATCGACGATGCCGCCATCACCACCCGTGTCAAGACGGCGTTCGCCACCGACCCGCAGGTCAAGGCAACCGAGGTCCAGGTCGAGACCTTCAAGGGAACGGTTCAGCTCAGCGGCTTCGTCGACTCGGCCGAGAGTGCCGCCCGGGCGGCGCAGATCGCCCGCGACGTCCCCGGCGTGCAGGAAGTGCGGAACAGCATGGTGGTCAGGGAAGAGCGCCGCTAG
- a CDS encoding DUF2807 domain-containing protein, with protein sequence MSAAAVAATLALVASPSFADDVVRENRSVDARITKVKLDGIVDLVLRQGNTPSLVVSGERRYVQRITTSQRGDTLEIGTESFNTHRGDMHEKLRAELTVPNLSEFTSQGVGTSTVNGFSGNAIQVALDGAGSVTMNSNYRNVDARLGGVGGLALNGLRAERVDLKLRGAGRISVTGESKLLRAKLAGVGSLEAQGLRAETVDLDLTGLGGATVHATRAAEVDLSGMGSATVYGNPASRHANTNGMGKVAWK encoded by the coding sequence TTGAGTGCAGCCGCCGTCGCCGCCACGCTCGCACTGGTTGCCAGCCCATCCTTCGCCGATGATGTCGTTCGCGAGAACCGCAGTGTCGATGCCAGGATCACGAAGGTGAAGCTGGACGGCATCGTCGATCTCGTCCTGCGCCAGGGCAATACGCCCTCTCTCGTGGTGTCGGGCGAGCGCCGCTACGTGCAACGCATCACGACCTCGCAGCGCGGCGACACCTTGGAAATCGGTACCGAATCTTTTAATACCCATCGCGGCGACATGCACGAGAAATTACGCGCCGAGCTGACCGTTCCGAACCTGTCCGAATTCACCTCGCAGGGCGTGGGCACGTCGACCGTTAATGGCTTCTCGGGCAACGCAATCCAGGTGGCCCTCGATGGCGCCGGCTCGGTGACGATGAACAGCAATTACCGCAATGTCGACGCACGGCTGGGCGGCGTCGGCGGCCTGGCCCTGAACGGCTTGCGCGCCGAACGCGTCGACCTCAAGCTGCGCGGTGCAGGCCGCATCAGCGTCACGGGCGAGAGCAAACTGTTGCGCGCCAAGCTGGCCGGCGTCGGCAGCCTGGAAGCACAAGGCCTGCGCGCCGAGACGGTCGACCTCGACTTGACCGGTCTCGGTGGCGCGACGGTACACGCAACGCGCGCAGCCGAGGTCGACCTGAGCGGCATGGGTTCGGCCACGGTGTATGGCAACCCGGCCAGCCGCCACGCCAACACCAACGGCATGGGTAAGGTGGCCTGGAAGTAA
- a CDS encoding glycoside hydrolase family 16 protein, which translates to MAAVGCATPPATLPASAASAAAASSSQLAGWTLAWSDEFDGSQLDRTKWVAETGGHGWGNKELQYYTDRPENVRVTDGMLVIEARRERHQGSEYTSARIKTAGLMEQMHGRFEARIKIPQGQGIWPAFWMLGANIEKAGWPHSGEIDIMENIGKEPALVHGTVHGPGYSGGKAFGKPSPLASGIYADDFHVFAVEWERGEIRWYRDGILYHTARPELVKGDWVFEHPFFVLLNLAVGGQWPGYPDGTTVLPQQMLVDYVRVYRRSAPAQ; encoded by the coding sequence ATGGCCGCCGTCGGCTGCGCCACGCCGCCAGCCACCCTGCCCGCCAGCGCCGCTTCCGCCGCAGCGGCCAGCAGTTCCCAACTTGCCGGATGGACCCTGGCCTGGAGCGATGAGTTCGACGGCAGCCAGCTCGACCGCACGAAATGGGTGGCCGAGACCGGCGGCCACGGCTGGGGCAACAAGGAGCTGCAGTATTACACCGACCGGCCGGAAAATGTTCGGGTCACGGACGGCATGCTCGTCATCGAGGCCCGGCGCGAACGCCATCAAGGCAGCGAGTACACCTCGGCACGCATCAAGACCGCCGGACTGATGGAACAGATGCACGGCCGCTTCGAGGCGCGCATCAAGATACCGCAGGGCCAGGGCATCTGGCCGGCGTTCTGGATGCTGGGAGCGAACATCGAGAAAGCCGGCTGGCCGCACAGCGGTGAGATCGACATCATGGAAAACATCGGCAAGGAGCCGGCGCTCGTGCACGGCACCGTGCACGGACCGGGCTATTCGGGCGGCAAGGCCTTCGGCAAGCCCTCGCCTTTGGCGAGCGGCATCTATGCCGACGATTTCCACGTGTTCGCGGTGGAATGGGAGCGCGGCGAAATCCGCTGGTATCGCGACGGCATCCTGTACCACACGGCCCGCCCCGAACTGGTCAAGGGCGACTGGGTGTTCGAGCATCCCTTCTTCGTGCTGCTGAACCTGGCCGTCGGCGGCCAGTGGCCCGGTTATCCGGACGGCACGACGGTCCTGCCCCAGCAAATGCTGGTGGACTATGTGCGCGTGTACCGGCGCAGCGCGCCTGCGCAATAA
- a CDS encoding polysaccharide deacetylase family protein, translating into MAGLALAIGLQAGTPAAAADRPGPAFAWPHGMRAAVSLAYDDALDSQLDHALPALDRHGLKGSFYLQLSNPAVARRLEDWRAAARRGHELGNHSLFHQCARSKPGRDWVAPHRDLDTTSVEQMRDQVLLANVMLAAIDGRRERTFTVPCGDTLAAGRDYLPAVRAGFVAIKAGSGSGVVASMDTLDPLAVPVAAPSGSSGAELIAIVKEAMRRGTMVNFTFHGIGGDYLSVSREAHEELLRFLAANRRLVWTDSFIHIMRYVRQEQARRPALPPTPPGAP; encoded by the coding sequence ATGGCCGGTCTCGCCCTGGCGATCGGATTGCAGGCGGGCACGCCAGCCGCCGCGGCCGACCGGCCGGGGCCGGCATTCGCGTGGCCGCACGGGATGCGTGCCGCGGTCAGCCTCGCCTACGACGACGCCCTCGACTCCCAGCTCGACCACGCCCTCCCCGCCCTGGACCGGCATGGCCTCAAGGGCAGTTTCTACTTGCAGCTGTCGAATCCGGCGGTGGCGCGGCGCCTGGAAGACTGGCGCGCGGCCGCGCGGCGTGGTCACGAACTCGGCAATCACAGCCTGTTTCACCAGTGCGCGCGCAGCAAGCCCGGACGCGACTGGGTCGCGCCGCACCGCGATCTCGATACCACCAGCGTGGAACAGATGCGCGACCAGGTCCTGCTGGCCAACGTCATGCTGGCGGCAATCGACGGACGCCGGGAACGCACGTTCACCGTCCCCTGCGGCGACACCCTGGCTGCCGGACGCGATTACCTGCCCGCCGTGCGCGCCGGTTTTGTGGCGATCAAGGCCGGCAGCGGCAGCGGCGTGGTCGCGTCGATGGACACGCTCGATCCGCTCGCGGTGCCGGTGGCGGCCCCCAGCGGCAGCAGCGGCGCGGAACTGATTGCGATCGTCAAGGAGGCAATGCGGCGCGGGACCATGGTCAACTTCACCTTCCACGGCATCGGCGGCGATTACCTCAGCGTGTCCAGGGAGGCGCACGAGGAACTGCTGCGCTTCCTCGCCGCCAATCGACGGCTGGTCTGGACCGACAGCTTCATCCACATCATGCGATACGTCAGGCAAGAGCAGGCGCGCCGACCTGCCCTCCCCCCGACACCACCAGGAGCCCCATGA
- a CDS encoding TonB-dependent receptor has product MYYPKAKQTLMSLAVASACTAFMPAYAQEVAPTPNAVASSDPAAVTPQEASTPSSPAGVQTVVVTGLRASLESSMALKRNAQGFVDGIVAEDIGKFPDTNLAESLQRISGVSIDRSIGEGSKVTVRGVGPDFNLVLLNGRQMPTSNLGDRPGRAYDFANIASEAISQLQVYKSARAETPTGGIGATINVLTARPLSRPGLQASVGIKGVYDKSADNLPGDVKRGGKVTPEVSGIYSNTSADGRFGIGLSGSYQERNLGYNVASVSNGWKGPFRGDENNWGTIPQPGTPGSENITNRPDPSDLYQVPQNLNYAMSGIQRQRTNGQLVFQFAPSKALTTTLDYTYSENKIQTRRQDVSAWFNFGPSTSTWTDGPVAAPLMYTELIPGNNSDIAMGGADFATKTENKSLGFNTAWRVNNDLRLELDAHKSTAESTPDSPFGSANTLGTASFSRGDTSVDFSKDFPVLSIKGADFARAPQQVTGSVFENGYVKSEVKQVQTHASWKVLEASELKFGLGHTDVSNRSAFSVQQRDTWGGATVPSDYPASYFHQESLRQYFDNIDGSDNPNLFNTFYTFNFDAVRQLAAKASGQPSLYLPKTTYDTDQRTREKSKSLYLQFNTDWDTALPLHTSIGVRYEKTDVTSTALVPIATQISWVSQNEFPVSFGEPNFTTLTGKYKHVLPSFDADVDLRSDMKGRFSYGETIGRARYDQLTGGQVLDTLARVEGGTGRQGNPGLLPVKSKNIDLAWEWYYSKSSFVSLGHFRKRLENYAGQSQVIAQPFNLRTPVGGAYWNAALANGCANADTTCIRNYIFRNFAGQPGVTRGADDPSGNATGTIVGQPNDPIANFKITSFSNQKEARLRGLELNVQHMFGSSGFGIQANYTKVDSGLQYDNSSIGEQFALVGLSDSANLVGIFENDKWNLRAAYNWRDKFLSSTFDGSGPNPNYVEAYGQLDLSIGYNVNKNISVQFEGINLTDEIRRVHGRNERQALYVEQSGPRYMLSARYKF; this is encoded by the coding sequence ATGTATTACCCCAAGGCTAAACAGACATTGATGAGCCTGGCAGTAGCCAGCGCGTGCACGGCGTTCATGCCGGCTTATGCCCAGGAAGTTGCCCCGACGCCGAACGCGGTTGCATCGAGCGACCCGGCGGCGGTCACCCCGCAGGAGGCCAGCACCCCGTCGTCGCCGGCCGGTGTCCAGACCGTCGTCGTGACCGGCCTGCGCGCCAGTCTCGAATCCTCGATGGCCCTCAAGCGCAACGCGCAGGGCTTCGTGGACGGCATCGTCGCCGAAGACATCGGCAAGTTCCCGGACACCAACCTGGCCGAATCGCTGCAACGCATCAGCGGCGTGTCGATCGATCGCAGCATCGGCGAAGGCTCCAAGGTCACCGTGCGCGGCGTCGGCCCCGACTTCAACCTGGTGCTGCTGAACGGCCGCCAGATGCCGACCTCGAACCTGGGCGACCGCCCGGGCCGCGCCTACGACTTCGCGAACATCGCGTCGGAAGCGATCTCGCAGCTGCAGGTGTACAAGTCGGCGCGTGCCGAGACCCCGACCGGCGGCATCGGCGCCACCATCAACGTCCTGACCGCGCGTCCGCTGTCGCGCCCCGGCCTGCAGGCCAGCGTCGGCATCAAGGGCGTGTACGACAAATCGGCCGATAACCTGCCGGGCGACGTCAAGCGCGGCGGCAAGGTCACCCCTGAAGTGTCGGGCATCTACAGCAACACCTCCGCCGACGGCCGCTTCGGTATCGGCCTGTCGGGCAGCTACCAGGAACGCAACCTGGGCTATAACGTGGCCTCGGTGAGCAACGGCTGGAAGGGCCCGTTCCGCGGCGACGAGAACAACTGGGGCACCATTCCCCAGCCGGGCACCCCGGGCTCCGAAAACATCACCAACCGTCCGGATCCGAGCGACCTGTACCAGGTGCCGCAGAACCTGAACTACGCCATGAGCGGCATCCAGCGCCAGCGTACCAACGGCCAGCTGGTATTCCAGTTCGCACCAAGCAAGGCGCTGACCACCACCCTCGACTACACCTATTCGGAAAACAAGATCCAGACCCGCCGCCAGGACGTGTCGGCCTGGTTCAACTTCGGTCCGTCCACCAGCACCTGGACCGATGGTCCGGTGGCCGCACCGCTGATGTACACCGAGCTGATCCCGGGTAACAACAGCGACATCGCCATGGGCGGCGCCGACTTCGCCACCAAGACCGAGAACAAGTCGCTCGGCTTCAATACCGCATGGCGCGTCAACAACGACCTGCGTCTCGAACTCGACGCCCACAAATCGACCGCCGAATCGACGCCGGACAGCCCGTTCGGCTCGGCCAATACCCTGGGTACCGCCAGCTTCAGCCGCGGTGACACCAGCGTCGACTTCTCGAAAGACTTCCCGGTGCTGAGCATCAAGGGCGCCGACTTCGCGCGCGCCCCGCAGCAGGTGACCGGCTCGGTGTTCGAGAACGGCTACGTGAAGAGCGAAGTCAAGCAGGTCCAGACGCACGCCAGCTGGAAGGTGCTGGAAGCCTCCGAACTGAAGTTCGGCCTCGGCCACACCGACGTCAGCAACCGTTCGGCCTTCTCGGTGCAGCAGCGCGACACCTGGGGCGGCGCCACCGTGCCGTCGGACTACCCGGCCAGCTACTTCCACCAGGAGAGCCTGCGCCAGTACTTCGACAACATCGACGGCAGCGACAACCCGAACCTGTTCAACACCTTCTACACCTTCAACTTCGACGCGGTGCGCCAGCTGGCGGCCAAGGCATCGGGCCAGCCGAGCCTGTACCTGCCGAAGACCACCTACGACACCGACCAGCGCACCCGCGAAAAGTCGAAGAGCCTGTACCTGCAGTTCAACACCGACTGGGATACGGCCCTGCCGCTCCATACCTCGATCGGCGTGCGCTACGAGAAGACCGACGTCACCTCGACCGCGCTGGTGCCGATCGCGACCCAGATCAGCTGGGTGTCGCAGAACGAATTCCCGGTGAGCTTCGGCGAGCCGAACTTCACCACCCTTACCGGCAAGTACAAGCACGTGCTGCCGAGCTTCGATGCCGACGTCGACCTGCGTTCGGACATGAAGGGCCGCTTCAGCTACGGCGAAACCATCGGCCGCGCCCGCTACGACCAGTTGACCGGCGGCCAGGTGCTCGATACGCTGGCGCGCGTCGAGGGCGGCACCGGACGCCAGGGCAACCCGGGCCTGCTGCCGGTCAAGTCGAAGAACATCGACCTGGCCTGGGAGTGGTATTACAGCAAGTCGAGCTTTGTCTCGCTGGGTCACTTCCGCAAGCGCCTGGAAAACTACGCCGGCCAGTCGCAGGTCATTGCGCAGCCCTTCAACCTGCGTACGCCGGTCGGCGGCGCCTACTGGAACGCCGCGCTGGCCAATGGCTGCGCGAATGCGGACACCACCTGCATCCGCAACTACATCTTCCGCAATTTCGCCGGCCAGCCGGGCGTGACGCGCGGTGCGGACGACCCGTCGGGCAACGCCACCGGCACCATCGTCGGCCAGCCGAACGATCCGATCGCAAATTTCAAGATCACCAGCTTCTCGAACCAGAAGGAAGCGCGCCTGCGCGGTCTCGAACTGAACGTGCAGCACATGTTCGGCAGCAGCGGTTTTGGCATCCAGGCGAACTACACCAAGGTCGACTCGGGTCTGCAGTACGACAACTCCAGCATCGGCGAGCAGTTCGCCCTGGTGGGGCTGAGCGATTCGGCCAACCTGGTGGGTATCTTCGAGAACGACAAGTGGAACCTGCGTGCGGCCTACAACTGGCGCGACAAGTTCCTGTCGTCGACCTTCGACGGCTCGGGCCCGAACCCGAACTATGTCGAGGCCTACGGCCAGCTTGACCTGAGCATCGGCTACAACGTCAACAAGAACATCAGCGTCCAGTTCGAAGGCATCAACCTGACCGACGAAATCCGTCGCGTGCATGGTCGTAACGAGCGCCAGGCCTTGTACGTCGAGCAGTCCGGTCCGCGCTACATGCTGTCGGCCCGCTACAAGTTCTAA
- a CDS encoding tryptophan 7-halogenase, whose translation MVSTTIRHVVIVGGGSAGWLTAAVLASSFQPAEGGGLRVTLIESPDVPAIGVGEGTWPTMRDTLRACGLSESAFFRECDAAFKQGSRFNRWVSGLEGDYYFHPFVLPQGWGEADIAGRWLERHASVPFADLTSYQPHLCVHGRAPKQAATPEFAAVANYGYHLDAGKFGLFLKKHCIEQLGVQYVPDHVTAILSHDNDDIAALQTREHGELAGDLFVDCTGMQSLLLGKHYGVPFLPQRGILFNDSALAVQIPYANENDPIASQTSSTAQQAGWIWDIGLPTRRGIGHVYSSAHTSDEAAERALRAYIRATGGPQDIPSPRKLSFEPGYRARFWHRNCVAIGLSAGFIEPLEASALALVELSATMLADEMPVTRAQMDISAQRFNDTFTYRWERVIDFLKLHYVLSRRSAEHDSSGYWRDNRSSETIPQRLSDLLALWRHRPPSRDDFNRILEVFPAASYQYILYGMGFQPEPGLARRERVGEGDGAMADAFLRQAAELTRRMLPALPDNRTLIAHILRHGLPS comes from the coding sequence ATGGTGAGTACCACCATCAGGCATGTCGTCATCGTGGGCGGAGGCTCGGCCGGTTGGCTGACCGCCGCCGTCCTTGCATCGAGCTTCCAGCCGGCCGAGGGTGGCGGCCTGCGCGTCACCCTGATCGAGTCGCCCGACGTACCCGCGATCGGCGTGGGTGAGGGCACCTGGCCGACCATGCGCGATACCCTGCGTGCGTGCGGCCTGTCCGAATCGGCTTTCTTTCGCGAATGCGACGCCGCCTTCAAGCAGGGCTCGCGCTTCAACCGCTGGGTCAGCGGCCTTGAGGGCGACTATTATTTCCACCCCTTCGTGCTGCCCCAGGGCTGGGGCGAGGCCGACATCGCCGGTCGCTGGCTCGAACGCCATGCGTCGGTACCGTTCGCCGACCTGACCAGCTACCAGCCGCACCTGTGCGTGCATGGCCGCGCGCCGAAGCAGGCCGCCACGCCCGAATTCGCGGCGGTGGCCAATTACGGCTACCACCTCGACGCCGGCAAGTTCGGCCTGTTCCTGAAAAAACACTGCATCGAGCAGCTCGGCGTGCAGTATGTGCCGGACCACGTCACCGCTATCCTGTCACACGACAATGACGACATCGCCGCCCTCCAGACCAGGGAGCACGGCGAACTGGCGGGCGACCTGTTCGTGGACTGCACCGGCATGCAGTCGCTACTGCTCGGGAAGCACTACGGCGTGCCTTTCCTGCCGCAGCGCGGGATCCTGTTCAACGACAGCGCGCTGGCGGTCCAAATACCGTACGCGAACGAGAACGACCCGATCGCCTCGCAGACCAGCTCCACCGCGCAGCAAGCCGGCTGGATCTGGGACATCGGCCTGCCGACCCGGCGCGGCATCGGCCACGTGTACTCCAGCGCGCACACGAGTGACGAAGCGGCCGAACGCGCGCTGCGCGCCTACATCCGCGCCACCGGCGGTCCGCAGGACATCCCGTCGCCGCGCAAGCTGAGCTTCGAACCCGGCTACCGCGCACGCTTCTGGCACCGCAACTGCGTCGCCATCGGCTTGTCCGCCGGCTTCATCGAGCCGCTGGAAGCGTCGGCGCTGGCGCTGGTCGAGCTGTCGGCCACCATGCTGGCCGACGAGATGCCGGTCACGCGCGCCCAGATGGACATCAGCGCCCAGCGCTTCAACGACACGTTTACTTACCGCTGGGAGCGGGTGATCGATTTCCTCAAGCTGCACTACGTCCTGAGCCGGCGCAGCGCAGAACACGACAGCAGCGGCTACTGGCGCGACAACCGCAGCAGCGAGACGATTCCGCAGCGCCTGTCCGACCTGCTGGCGCTGTGGCGCCACCGCCCGCCTTCGCGCGACGACTTCAACCGCATCCTGGAGGTATTCCCGGCGGCGAGTTACCAGTATATTTTGTACGGGATGGGCTTCCAGCCCGAACCCGGCCTGGCCCGGCGCGAGCGCGTCGGGGAGGGCGACGGCGCCATGGCGGATGCGTTCCTGCGCCAGGCCGCCGAGCTGACGCGCAGGATGCTGCCTGCGCTGCCGGACAACCGCACGCTCATCGCGCACATCCTGCGTCACGGGCTGCCAAGCTAA
- a CDS encoding SapC family protein, which yields MANPVLLNNIDHKDLRVITRHGRDMDESHAFIQTFHAEFRLLQAHYPIIFRKQDEAHPFEPIALLGFESDENLFLSENGWDAATLPLLVERLPFLIGREGDELMIHIDLDSPRISKTEGEPIFLPHGGMSPYLENVNSMLLTIHEGMQSNAAFIDALVAHELIEGFSLDVTLDDGSQNRLAGFYTINEERLAALDAAALDSLHKAGWLSAIYFQIASLSNFRALIDRKNARRAARA from the coding sequence ATGGCCAATCCCGTCCTGCTGAATAACATCGATCACAAAGACCTGCGCGTGATCACCCGCCACGGCCGCGACATGGACGAAAGCCACGCTTTCATCCAGACCTTCCACGCCGAGTTCCGCCTGCTGCAGGCCCACTATCCGATCATCTTCCGCAAGCAGGACGAGGCCCATCCATTCGAACCGATCGCCCTGCTCGGCTTCGAGTCCGACGAAAACCTGTTCCTGAGCGAAAACGGCTGGGATGCCGCCACCCTGCCGCTGCTGGTGGAGCGCCTGCCGTTCCTGATCGGTCGCGAGGGCGACGAGCTGATGATCCACATCGATCTCGACAGCCCGCGCATCAGCAAGACCGAAGGCGAGCCGATCTTCCTGCCCCACGGCGGCATGTCGCCCTATCTGGAGAACGTCAACTCGATGCTGCTCACGATCCACGAGGGCATGCAGTCGAATGCGGCCTTCATCGACGCGCTGGTGGCGCACGAACTGATCGAAGGCTTCTCGCTCGACGTGACCCTCGACGACGGCTCGCAGAACCGCCTGGCCGGCTTCTACACGATCAACGAAGAACGCCTGGCCGCACTCGACGCCGCGGCGCTCGACAGCCTGCACAAGGCCGGCTGGCTGTCCGCGATCTACTTCCAGATCGCGTCGCTGTCGAATTTCCGCGCGCTGATCGACCGCAAGAATGCACGCCGTGCCGCCCGCGCCTGA